The following proteins are co-located in the Candidatus Woesearchaeota archaeon genome:
- a CDS encoding glycoside hydrolase family 57 protein: MVDVCFYFQVHQPERIRNYQVFDIGHRSDYFDDHKNRAIIERASQKCYLPANRLMLELISQHGGKFKISYSLTGVWLDQAEKFAPEVIESFEKLNETGCVEFLSETYHHSLSYLYSKDEFREQVDLHRKKIRQLFGQAPKIFRNTELIYNNELANFIEGMGYQGIMAEGWDHYLGWRSPNFVYRPKTCKSIKLLLKNYKLSDDIAFRFSNHDWKEHPLTAPKYAGWINKVNGNGTNVNLFMDYETFGEHQWSTTGIFKFLKQLPGEILSHPDNGFVTPSELVARHEPKDEVDIHSFLSWADVERDLSAWIGNDMQNAALREIYAMEKRVKETGDERLIADWRKLLTSDHFYYMCTKWFADGDVHKYFNPYDSPYEGFIAYMNVLNDISGRILGAMPRQQKSVPGTAAKMWANVALSENPSRIIGGQ; this comes from the coding sequence ATGGTAGATGTCTGCTTTTACTTCCAGGTTCACCAGCCTGAAAGGATTAGGAATTACCAGGTGTTTGACATAGGCCATCGCAGTGATTATTTTGACGACCATAAAAACAGGGCCATCATTGAGCGGGCCAGCCAGAAATGCTATTTGCCTGCAAACAGGCTTATGCTTGAGCTTATTAGCCAGCACGGCGGAAAATTCAAGATAAGCTACAGCCTTACAGGGGTGTGGCTCGACCAGGCTGAGAAATTTGCGCCCGAAGTGATTGAAAGCTTTGAAAAGCTGAATGAGACCGGCTGCGTGGAATTCCTTTCTGAAACATACCATCATTCTCTATCCTACCTTTATTCCAAGGATGAATTCAGGGAACAGGTTGATTTGCACAGGAAAAAAATAAGGCAGCTTTTTGGCCAGGCCCCTAAAATTTTCAGGAATACTGAGCTCATCTACAATAATGAACTGGCGAATTTCATTGAGGGGATGGGCTACCAGGGAATCATGGCAGAGGGATGGGACCATTACCTTGGATGGCGGTCCCCCAATTTTGTCTACCGCCCAAAAACCTGCAAGAGCATCAAGCTGCTTCTCAAGAATTACAAGCTGAGCGATGACATTGCATTCAGGTTTTCAAACCACGACTGGAAAGAGCATCCGCTGACAGCGCCAAAATATGCCGGATGGATAAACAAAGTGAACGGCAATGGGACAAATGTAAACCTGTTCATGGATTATGAGACCTTCGGCGAGCACCAGTGGTCAACAACCGGCATTTTCAAATTCCTGAAGCAGCTGCCCGGCGAGATACTCAGCCATCCTGACAACGGCTTTGTGACTCCGTCGGAGCTTGTGGCAAGGCATGAGCCAAAAGATGAAGTGGATATCCACAGCTTCCTTTCCTGGGCAGATGTTGAAAGGGACCTCTCGGCCTGGATTGGCAATGACATGCAGAATGCGGCATTGCGCGAGATCTATGCAATGGAAAAAAGGGTCAAGGAAACAGGGGATGAAAGATTGATTGCGGACTGGAGGAAATTATTGACATCTGACCATTTCTATTACATGTGCACAAAGTGGTTTGCCGACGGTGACGTTCACAAGTATTTCAACCCGTATGATTCGCCTTATGAGGGGTTCATTGCCTACATGAATGTGCTGAATGATATAAGTGGCAGGATATTGGGTGCAATGCCCCGGCAGCAGAAATCAGTTCCAGGCACAGCTGCCAAAATGTGGGCCAATGTTGCCCTTAGCGAAAATCCGAGCAGGATTATTGGCGGCCAATGA
- a CDS encoding archaeosortase/exosortase family protein — protein sequence MKIAQKWKELKKRTGLYQFLIRSVVFFSILFGLYFALFLWIRHLPFFVKYLAIGDSYYIPWLSGLRKTDFLNAIVFAIIAFVVWNRESIKAVKPTRRRWGETVWMACLSLLSIAAHYFLKYWIKVNPGQAAASAGFLTGLKYLLLLCFVAFLGMAVYTLDFTRSFGKRHWKSILTFLAIGAVYFYIIQLFQKIWYHLSYFVAKTIYHMLSLTFDNVYFSPGTVTQGPRLGVEGFMVGISDACSGIDSLLLFLSLYTLLLVLDWKRLDLKRMFILFIPGIIGTVAYNILRVYVLLLVGVYYDQQFAIDTFHTNIGWILFLAFFMLFWHYGSKWVYLPRNKR from the coding sequence ATGAAAATAGCGCAAAAATGGAAGGAATTGAAGAAAAGAACAGGGCTCTACCAGTTTTTAATCCGGTCTGTTGTCTTCTTTAGCATATTATTTGGCCTGTATTTTGCATTGTTCCTCTGGATTAGGCATCTGCCATTCTTTGTCAAATACCTGGCAATAGGCGACTCATATTATATTCCCTGGCTTTCCGGCCTGAGAAAGACTGATTTTTTGAATGCCATTGTGTTTGCAATCATTGCATTTGTTGTATGGAACAGGGAATCCATTAAGGCTGTAAAGCCCACCCGCAGGAGATGGGGCGAGACAGTGTGGATGGCCTGCCTTTCCCTGCTTTCTATTGCAGCCCATTATTTCCTGAAATATTGGATAAAGGTCAATCCCGGCCAGGCAGCTGCATCAGCTGGCTTCCTTACAGGCCTGAAATACCTTTTGCTTCTGTGCTTTGTGGCTTTCCTCGGCATGGCCGTGTATACACTTGACTTCACCAGGTCTTTTGGCAAAAGGCACTGGAAGTCTATATTGACATTTTTGGCCATCGGCGCTGTGTATTTCTATATAATACAGCTCTTCCAGAAGATATGGTATCACTTGTCCTATTTTGTTGCCAAGACAATTTACCATATGCTCTCGCTGACATTCGACAATGTTTATTTTTCACCTGGAACAGTTACCCAGGGGCCAAGGCTGGGCGTTGAAGGGTTTATGGTTGGGATTAGCGACGCCTGTTCTGGCATTGATTCATTGCTGCTGTTCCTTTCCCTGTATACCCTTTTGCTTGTCCTCGACTGGAAGAGGCTGGACTTAAAGAGGATGTTCATCCTGTTCATCCCGGGCATTATCGGCACTGTCGCATATAATATCCTGAGAGTTTATGTTCTGCTCTTGGTCGGTGTCTATTATGACCAGCAATTCGCCATTGACACTTTCCATACCAACATAGGCTGGATACTGTTCCTTGCCTTCTTTATGCTGTTCTGGCATTATGGAAGCAAATGGGTTTACCTG
- a CDS encoding winged helix-turn-helix transcriptional regulator — protein MHLFDAKETKMLSELIRNPRSSDNKIASRAKLPVATVNRKRKELEQKGILTYFAHVNNWKDGTQVFSARQMYMIKLRYGITRKQFLDAFYQPGELTPLFLKHVVSSDLGEMNGQLVFIITVESRIDTDILEIFNAEIAPMLDRHFGKGSIQESISLPLTQSLTMLHNYNKFNLDSGKIRDNWPNDKVFVQ, from the coding sequence ATGCACCTTTTTGACGCCAAGGAAACCAAAATGCTTTCTGAGCTTATTCGAAATCCCAGATCATCAGACAATAAGATTGCCAGCCGTGCCAAGCTGCCCGTTGCTACTGTAAACCGCAAACGAAAGGAGCTGGAACAAAAAGGCATCCTAACTTATTTTGCCCATGTTAACAACTGGAAGGATGGAACCCAGGTTTTCAGCGCAAGGCAGATGTACATGATCAAGCTGCGTTATGGCATTACGCGCAAGCAATTCCTTGATGCCTTTTACCAGCCAGGCGAATTAACACCTTTATTCCTGAAACATGTGGTTTCCAGTGACCTGGGTGAAATGAATGGCCAGCTGGTATTCATCATAACAGTAGAATCGCGGATTGATACTGACATACTTGAGATTTTCAATGCTGAAATTGCTCCAATGCTTGACAGGCATTTTGGAAAGGGATCCATACAGGAATCCATCTCACTGCCCTTAACCCAGAGCCTGACTATGCTGCATAACTACAATAAATTCAACCTTGATTCGGGCAAGATACGGGACAATTGGCCAAACGATAAAGTATTTGTGCAGTGA
- a CDS encoding ABC transporter permease produces the protein MKRIGLIMKKNLTIMLKSRWWAIVFILLPLLIIFLAGIAFDNLSEYKIKVSIYSGGYSSLTNSFIAKLNADPLQTVKASSEASCIDNVKIGLAHTCVIFPPGMEIGGANNEISIFIDYSNLNLAWVVRDRLYSKLEERSKEISAGITNDLLGKASFINDEMAKDLAYLETLEGSNAEIITRSGEAKEILDSLNRSIRLNSSDIDSVDSKIRSVKSTVDSAMADSKDVLDFADLLVRSGDFSESDENKHFQTYRNYQKIILGHENYINNLFSSSYAGTINNSLMALRVKVENLNSNYATVEQQLSGSSDQYAAISGLASTGGKVAKRLKTSLADIQKRLSSIGDVEAEQLASPATANIKALSTYNSNLDFVFPTLMAISIMFAGIFLAAIVFVVEHNSPAQFRNSVSPTHKIVFFIADFLTNLSLVSVQIIIMLSIAFAFFFNTIVTNLWTTLAICILVAAFFVLFGALIGVIFRSESITILASALISSSLLLFSNLLIPIENIPSDILRIIQFNPFILSVSLLRKAIIFSQPLPVLKDELLTLMLLAEIVLALYIIIYWATNRTRFTSQRN, from the coding sequence ATGAAAAGAATCGGCCTGATCATGAAGAAGAACCTGACCATCATGCTTAAGTCCAGGTGGTGGGCCATTGTCTTTATCCTGCTTCCATTGCTCATAATCTTCCTAGCCGGGATAGCATTCGACAATCTCAGCGAATACAAAATCAAGGTAAGCATCTATTCTGGCGGCTATTCAAGCCTGACAAACTCATTTATCGCAAAATTAAATGCAGACCCGCTCCAGACGGTGAAAGCATCCTCGGAAGCATCCTGCATAGACAATGTGAAAATCGGGCTTGCGCACACTTGCGTTATTTTCCCGCCTGGCATGGAAATTGGCGGAGCCAACAATGAGATTTCAATATTCATCGACTATTCAAACCTCAACCTCGCCTGGGTCGTGAGGGACAGGCTGTATTCCAAGCTCGAGGAGAGGTCAAAGGAAATTTCTGCGGGCATCACGAATGACCTGCTTGGCAAGGCCAGCTTTATCAATGATGAAATGGCCAAAGACCTTGCCTACCTTGAAACGCTGGAAGGGAGCAATGCAGAAATCATCACACGGTCGGGCGAGGCAAAGGAAATCCTTGACAGCCTCAATAGAAGCATCAGGCTCAACTCATCCGACATTGATTCCGTCGACAGCAAAATCCGCTCTGTCAAATCCACTGTGGACTCAGCAATGGCAGACTCAAAGGATGTGCTTGACTTTGCCGACCTCCTGGTCAGGAGCGGGGATTTCAGCGAGTCTGATGAAAACAAGCATTTCCAGACCTACAGGAATTACCAGAAAATCATCCTTGGCCATGAAAATTACATCAATAACCTTTTCAGCTCATCTTATGCAGGCACGATCAACAATAGCCTGATGGCATTGCGCGTCAAGGTCGAAAACCTGAATTCCAATTACGCCACTGTCGAGCAGCAGCTATCGGGCAGCAGCGACCAATATGCGGCAATTTCGGGCCTGGCGTCCACAGGCGGCAAAGTGGCAAAGAGGCTGAAAACATCATTGGCAGATATCCAGAAAAGGCTGAGCTCAATTGGCGACGTCGAAGCTGAGCAGCTTGCATCACCCGCCACTGCGAACATAAAGGCATTGAGCACTTACAACTCCAACCTGGACTTTGTCTTTCCCACACTGATGGCCATATCAATAATGTTCGCAGGCATTTTCCTCGCCGCAATAGTATTCGTGGTTGAGCACAATTCCCCTGCACAGTTCCGCAACTCAGTGTCGCCAACCCATAAAATAGTCTTTTTTATTGCAGATTTCCTCACAAACCTGAGCCTGGTCAGCGTCCAGATAATCATAATGCTCAGCATAGCCTTTGCATTCTTTTTCAACACAATTGTGACAAACCTGTGGACCACGCTTGCCATCTGCATTCTTGTGGCTGCCTTCTTTGTGCTGTTCGGGGCCCTGATTGGTGTAATTTTCCGCTCAGAGTCAATAACCATACTTGCTTCAGCGCTCATATCCTCAAGCCTGCTGTTGTTTTCAAACCTGCTCATACCAATAGAGAATATCCCTTCTGACATCCTGAGGATAATCCAGTTCAACCCATTCATACTGTCAGTATCCCTGCTCAGAAAGGCGATTATTTTCTCACAACCGCTTCCGGTCCTGAAGGATGAGCTTTTGACACTGATGCTCCTGGCCGAGATTGTCCTTGCATTGTATATCATCATCTACTGGGCAACAAACCGGACCAGGTTCACGAGCCAGAGAAATTAA
- a CDS encoding glycosyltransferase family 4 protein: MKVLMFGWEFPPISSGGLGTACYGLTKGLSNKGVEVTFVLPKGYSPDFADHLNIVSAEGIRLKNVKFRPIKSPLRGYIDSAAYDEKIRNMLIKGWGGHNATIYGNDLFDEVERYAEKAKILAQHEDFDVIHAHDWMTFKAGANVKTSTGKPLVVHVHATEFDRTGGSPNQHVYDIEREGMHAADMVIAVSNFTKNKIVQHYGVPAGKVRVVHNAVELSSQAHFFNAGSGKNNGEKVVLFLGRVTLQKGPDYFLYAAKKVLDLDPRVKFIIAGTGDMMPFLINKAAEMGISKNVLFTGFVTGTDVDRAYRMADLYVMPSVSEPFGITPLEAMRNGVPVLISKQSGVSEVISNCLKADFWDVNDLANKMMAALNYQTMNRSLRENGSFEVRKFSWENSAEKCIAVYNEARQASIGRGRGVA; encoded by the coding sequence ATGAAAGTATTAATGTTCGGGTGGGAATTCCCCCCGATTAGCAGCGGTGGCTTGGGCACCGCATGTTATGGCCTGACAAAAGGCTTAAGCAACAAAGGGGTGGAAGTCACATTTGTCCTCCCAAAAGGCTATTCTCCGGATTTTGCCGACCACCTAAACATTGTTTCTGCTGAAGGCATTAGGCTAAAGAATGTCAAATTCAGGCCTATCAAAAGCCCACTTAGGGGGTATATTGATTCCGCTGCTTATGATGAAAAAATAAGGAATATGCTTATCAAAGGATGGGGGGGCCATAATGCAACTATTTATGGCAATGACTTGTTTGATGAAGTTGAAAGGTACGCGGAAAAGGCCAAAATTCTGGCCCAGCATGAAGATTTTGATGTGATTCATGCGCACGACTGGATGACATTCAAGGCAGGCGCTAATGTCAAGACAAGTACAGGCAAGCCTTTGGTTGTGCATGTGCATGCCACAGAATTTGACAGGACAGGCGGAAGCCCGAACCAGCATGTGTATGACATTGAAAGGGAAGGCATGCATGCTGCTGACATGGTTATTGCTGTCAGCAATTTCACTAAAAACAAGATTGTCCAGCATTATGGCGTGCCGGCAGGCAAGGTAAGGGTAGTCCACAATGCTGTTGAATTGTCTTCTCAGGCTCATTTTTTTAACGCGGGGTCCGGAAAAAACAACGGGGAAAAGGTAGTGCTTTTCCTCGGCAGGGTCACCCTGCAAAAAGGTCCGGACTATTTCTTGTATGCAGCAAAGAAGGTTCTGGACCTCGACCCCCGCGTTAAATTTATAATTGCCGGGACGGGTGACATGATGCCCTTCCTGATCAATAAGGCAGCAGAGATGGGAATCTCAAAGAATGTGCTCTTCACAGGATTTGTGACAGGCACCGATGTTGACCGTGCCTACAGGATGGCCGACCTTTATGTCATGCCATCTGTTTCAGAGCCATTTGGCATTACACCGCTGGAAGCAATGAGGAATGGTGTTCCTGTCCTGATTTCCAAGCAAAGCGGTGTATCAGAGGTTATATCCAATTGCCTGAAAGCTGATTTCTGGGATGTTAATGACCTCGCAAACAAGATGATGGCAGCATTGAATTACCAGACCATGAATCGCTCGCTGAGAGAGAATGGAAGCTTTGAAGTGAGAAAATTCTCATGGGAAAATTCAGCAGAGAAATGCATTGCAGTTTACAACGAGGCCAGGCAGGCTTCGATTGGCAGGGGCAGGGGTGTTGCCTGA
- a CDS encoding ABC transporter ATP-binding protein, which yields MASEIKGQLLKLENLSVELGGKKILQNINLNIREGEMLGIVGVSGAGKTTLLNAIIGYYPITSGRVMYGSKIAGKFVPGMENPESYKRLFGFSTQDPSFYPELTVSENLNYFAGLYNLGKSIKEQNIKKALELVELHDFVSMPGKNLSGGMKKRLDIACAIVHNPKILILDEPTADMDPILRVQMWDVMENINRRGTTIIVASHFLSELEHFCDRIVFLHTRKVAFFGTTSEFRQFHSKIKEIQIITRDGKYDAVLKKILGLPFIEVKHSNSRKNRIILQAKQQEHIINNALSRVLTNEDIENLEIRNPSMDTLFKMFLDK from the coding sequence ATGGCAAGCGAGATCAAAGGTCAACTTCTGAAGCTTGAGAACCTGTCAGTGGAGCTTGGCGGCAAGAAAATCCTCCAAAATATCAACCTGAACATCAGGGAAGGTGAAATGCTTGGGATTGTGGGCGTCTCAGGAGCTGGGAAAACAACCCTGCTGAATGCCATCATAGGCTATTATCCCATAACATCAGGGAGGGTCATGTACGGCTCCAAGATTGCAGGGAAATTTGTGCCGGGCATGGAAAACCCTGAATCATACAAAAGGCTCTTCGGCTTTTCAACCCAGGACCCCTCATTTTACCCTGAGCTTACAGTCTCGGAAAACCTGAATTATTTTGCAGGGCTATATAACCTCGGCAAGTCGATTAAGGAGCAGAATATCAAAAAGGCGCTTGAGCTTGTGGAGCTGCATGACTTTGTGTCAATGCCTGGCAAAAACCTCTCAGGGGGAATGAAAAAAAGGCTGGACATTGCATGCGCCATTGTGCACAATCCCAAAATCCTCATTCTCGACGAGCCGACTGCTGACATGGACCCGATACTCAGGGTTCAAATGTGGGATGTAATGGAGAATATCAACAGAAGGGGGACAACAATCATTGTTGCCAGCCATTTTCTCTCCGAGCTTGAGCATTTCTGCGACAGGATTGTCTTTCTCCATACAAGGAAGGTCGCGTTTTTCGGGACAACCAGCGAATTCCGGCAATTCCACTCCAAAATAAAGGAAATCCAGATTATAACGAGAGACGGCAAATATGATGCCGTTCTGAAAAAAATCCTTGGCCTGCCATTCATAGAAGTCAAGCATTCAAACTCCAGGAAAAACAGGATAATCCTCCAGGCAAAACAGCAGGAGCACATAATCAACAATGCACTATCCAGGGTATTGACCAACGAAGACATTGAGAATCTTGAAATCAGGAATCCGTCCATGGACACCCTTTTCAAGATGTTCCTGGATAAATAA